The nucleotide window CGACGACGGCAGCTTCACCGCGTTGCACCACCCGTTCACCGCGCCGAAGTGCACCCCGCAAGAACTGGAAGCCAGCCCGGCGACCGCGCTGTCCCGTGCCTACGACATGGTATTGAACGGTACCGAGCTGGGTGGCGGTTCGATCCGTATCCACCGCAAGGAAATGCAACAGTCGGTGTTCCGTCTGCTGGGTATCAGCGAAGCGGAACAGGAAGAGAAATTCGGCTTCCTGCTCGACGCCCTGAAATACGGCGCGCCGCCGCACGGTGGTCTGGCCTTCGGTCTGGACCGTCTGGTGATGCTGATGACCGGCGCCCAGTCGATCCGTGAAGTGATCGCCTTCCCGAAAACCCAGAGCGCTGCCTGCGTCATGACTCAGGCACCGGGGCTGGTGGATGCCAAGGCATTGCGCGAACTGCACATTCGTCTGCGCGAAACGCCTAAAGCTGAGTAAGGCTGACCTTGCGGGCGCATCTTCGGATGCGCCCTTTCTTTATAGACAGGTCGAGATTTTTATTTGCCGGCTGGCGCATCATGGCGTGGCGGGCAATGTGTCAAAGATAATTCGGAGCGAGTTATGGCGGGTCATTCCAAGTGGGCGAACATCAAGCACCGCAAAGAACGTCAGGATGCCAAGAAGGGCAAGATTTTCACCAAGTGGATTCGTGAACTGACGGTTGCTGCCCGTCAGGGCGGCGGCGATCCAGGCTCCAATCCGCGTTTGCGTCTGGCGCTGGATAAAGCGCTGGGCGCGAACATGAGTCGCGACATCATCGACCGCGCGGTGGCCCGTGGTGCCGGCGCTGCCGATACCGATGACATGGTCGAGCTGACCTACGAAGGCTATGGCCCGGGCGGCGTGGCGGTGATGGTCGAATGCATGACCGACAACCGTAACCGCACCGCAGCCGCTGTTCGTCACGCGTTCAGTAAATGCGGCGGCAACCTTGGCACCGACGGTTCGGTGGCTTATCTGTTCGAACGCAAAGGGCAGATTTCCTTCGCGCCTGGGGTTGATGAGGACGCGCTGATGGAAGCGGCCATGGAAGCCGACGCCGATGACGTGGTGACCAACGAAGACGGCTCAATCGACGTGTTCACCTCGTTCGCCGGCTTCTATTCCGTGCGCAACGCCTTGGAGGCCGCAGGCTTCAAGGGCAGCGATGCGGAAATCGTCATGCTGCCGACCACCAGTGCCGAACTGGACCTGGAAGGCGCCGAGAAGGTCCTGAAGCTGATCGACATGCTTGAAGACCTGGATGACGTGCAAAACGTGTATTCCAACGCCGACATTCCAGAGTCGGTGGCCGCACAGCTCGGATAAGGGCGACTAAGATTCAGTGTGGGAGCTGGCTTGCCTGCGATGGCGGCGTGTCAGGCTACATCATTGTTTGATGTGCCTACGCCATCGCAGGCAAGCCAGCTCCCACATTTGTTATTCGCTGTATTGAATATCGTGCTCTTACCTAACCCGCAGGCGTTATGACTTTAATTCTTGGAATCGACCCCGGTTCGCGTATCACCGGTTATGGCGTGGTTCGTGATACCGGGCGTGGCTGCGTGTACGTGGCGTCGGGCTGTATTCGCACCGGCTCCGGCGAGTTGCACGAGCGCCTGCAAATCGTCTATCGCGGCGTGCGTGAAGTCATTCAGACCTACGGCCCGGTAACCATGGGCATCGAAAAAGTCTTCATGGCCCGCAACGCCGACTCGGCCCTCAAGCTGGGTCAGGCCCGTGGCGCAGCCATCGTGGCCGGTGCCGAGGAAAGCCTGGAAATTGCCGAATACACCGCCACCCAAGTCAAGCAAGCCGTGACCGGTACTGGCTCGGCAAACAAAGAACAGGTGCAGATGATGGTCATGCACATGCTGAAACTGACGAGCAAGCCGCAAATCGATGCCTCGGATGCCCTCGCCATCGCGATTTGCCACGCTCACACCCGCTCCAGTCTGTTGCCTCATGGTCTGGGCACGGCACGCAGTCGTGGCGGGCGCCTGCGTCTCTGATAGCATCAGCAATCATTTTTTCTGGAATGAGGGTTTTGCGCCTGTGTTGTCGGCGCAAAACCCTTGTTCTGTCAGTCGCCAGCACTGATCTGGCCAACGCTCAAGGATCTGAAACGTGATTGGACGCTTGCGCGGCACTTTGGCTGAGAAACAGCCGCCGCACCTGATTCTGGATGTAAACGGTCTGGGATATGAGCTGGAAGTGCCCATGACCACCCTTTATCGCTTGCCGTCGGTCGGTGAGCCGCTGACCTTGCACACCCATTTGGTCGTACGCGAAGACGCGCAGTTACTCTATGGCTTCTTCGGCAAGCGTGAGCGAGACTTTTTTCGCGAACTGATCCGTCTCAATGGTGTGGGGCCGAAACTGGCACTGGCCTTGATGTCGAGCCTGGAAGTCGACGAGCTGATTCGTTGCGTGCAGTCCCAGGACACTTCGGCGTTGACCAAAGTACCTGGAGTGGGCAAGAAGACCGCCGAGCGTTTGCTGGTGGAACTCAAAGACCGCTTCAAGGCGTGGGAAACCGTGCCGGCGATGTTCGCATTGGTGCCAAACCAGCCGGGTGGGCCAGATGCGCCTCCAGTTGCCACCGCCGAAAATGACGCAGTCAGCGCGCTGATTTCCCTGGGCTACAAGCCGCAGGAGGCCAGCAAGGCGATTTCCGCGATCAAGGAGAAAGGTTTGAGCAGTGAAGACATGATTCGTCGTGCCCTTAAGGGAATGATCTAAGTGATTGAAGCTGATCGTCTGATCGCCGCTACGGGTGGCCCCCGTGAGCGCGAAGAAGTCCAGGACCGGGCGATTCGTCCCGTCAGCCTGGCCGAATACATTGGCCAGCCGACCGTTCGCGAGCAAATGGAGTTGTTCATCCAGGCCGCGCGTGGGCGCAATGAATCGCTGGATCACACCCTGATTTTCGGGCCGCCGGGTCTGGGTAAAACCACCCTGGCCAACATCATTGCCCAGGAAATGGGCGTGTCGATCAAAAGCACCTCGGGGCCGGTCCTCGAGCGTCCTGGTGATCTGGCTGCGTTGCTGACCAATCTTGAGCCCCATGACGTGCTGTTCATCGACGAAATCCATCGGTTGTCGCCGATCGTCGAAGAGGTGCTGTACCCGGCCATGGAAGATTTCCAGCTCGACATCATGATCGGCGAAGGGCCGGCCGCGCGCTCGATCAAGCTCGATCTGCCGCCATTTACGCTGGTCGGCGCTACCACCCGTGCCGGTATGCTGACCAACCCGTTGCGCGACCGTTTCGGGATTGTTCAGCGCCTGGAGTTCTACAGTACCGCCGACCTGGCGACGATTGTCAGCCGTTCGGCGAACATTCTCGGTTTGCCGCTGGACCCGGAAGGCGCCTTCGAAATCGCCCGCCGTGCCCGTGGCACGCCGCGGATTGCCAACCGCTTGCTGCGCCGGGTCCGGGATTTCGCCGAGGTCCGTGCCAAAGGCCACATCACCAAACCGATCGCCGACCTGGCCTTGAATTTGCTGGATGTCGACGAGCGTGGCTTCGATCATCAGGACCGACGCCTGCTGTTGACCATGATCGAGAAGTTCGACGGTGGGCCGGTGGGGGTGGACAGTCTGGCCGCTGCGATCAGCGAAGAACGCCACACCATTGAAGACGTGCTGGAGCCGTACCTGATCCAGCAGGGCTACATCATGCGCACACCGCGGGGGCGGGTGGTGACCCGGCATGCGTATCTGCATTTCGGTTTAAACATCCCGTCACGATTAGGCGAGATGCCCGTAGTAGACGAGTTCCTCGATGCCGTGGACGATTAATCACCTTTGCGTGCAGATTTTTTCAGGCAATGTGCGGTCACAGGACCATTCTTTCGCCAGAAAGCCGCGATTCAATGAAAAACAGTTGCCTGGCCGGATTGGCAACCTGAGGAGTAAGCACTAGAGTATGCGCGCGCAAAACGGGCTTGAGCCGTTCGCACATCGTTGTCGCGTTTATTACGAGGACACCGATGCCGGCGGCATCGTGTATTACGTCAATTACCTCAAGTTTATGGAACGGGCTCGAACCGAGCGGCTCCGGGAGCTGGGCTTTGCCCAGTCGGCGCTGGCAGGGGAGGACCTGTTGTTCGTCGTGCATTCCAGCGAAGCGCGTTACCACGCGCCGGCGCGACTGGACGACGAACTGCTGGTAAGCGCTGAGGTAATTGAGTTGAACCGGGTCAGCCTGCGCTTTAAACAGCAGGTCAGGCGGGCTACGGATAATGTGCTGCTCTGCGAAGGGCAGTTTCTGGTGGCCTGTGTGCGCACTAACAGTTTGAAACCCCGGGCCATTCCCGAAGCTCTACGTGCGGCCTTTGCCGACGTGAGCGGCGCGGGTACACACTCAAAGCAGGAGATAAAGCGTGGAAGCTAACGTCGTCGACCATTCCTCCATGTGGAGCCTGGTCAGCAATGCCAGTATCGTGGTGCAACTGGTAATGCTGATCCTGGTAGCCGCATCGGTGACCTCATGGATCATGATCTTTCAGCGCAGCAACTTGCTGCGCGCCGGTCGACGTGCCCTGGAGAGCTTTGAAGAGCGCTTCTGGTCGGGTATCGACCTGTCCAAACTCTACCGTCAGGCCGGCAGCAATCCTGATCCGGATTCCGGCGTCGAGCAGATCTTCCGTGCCGGCTTCAAGGAATTCTCCCGTCTGCGTCAGCAGTCAGGCGTTGACCCGGAAGCGGTCATGGAAGGCGTGGCGCGTGCCATGCGCGTGGCGATCTCCCGCGAGGAAGAAAAGCTCGAGCAGAGCCTGCCGTTCCTCGCCACCGTCGGTTCCGTCAGCCCGTACATCGGTCTGTTCGGTACGGTCTGGGGCATCATGAACTCTTTCCGCGGTCTGGCGACCGCCCAGCAAGCGACCCTGGCCACTGTGGCCCCTGGTATTGCCGAAGCACTGATTGCTACCGCGATCGGTCTGTTCGCCGCGATCCCGGCCGTTATCGCGTACAACCGTTTTGCTGCCCGCAGCGAAACCCTGCTGGGCCGTTACTACACCTTCGCCGATGAATTCCAGGCGATCCTGCACCGCAAAGTGCACACCAGCGAAGAATAAGCAGGTAATTTCCAATGGCTTTAATCGCTCGAGCTCGCAAAAAGCGCAAGCCGGTTGCCGAGATGAACGTGGTGCCTTACATCGACGTGATGTTGGTACTGCTGGTCATCTTCATGGTGACCGCGCCGATGCTCAATCAGGGCGTGAAAGTTGATCTGCCCAAGGTTTCCAGCGAAGCCTTGCCGCAGGACAACAACACTCAGGTCCTGACCATTTCGATCAAGGCTGACAAGACCTACTACTGGAACCTTGGCAGCGAAGTCGACACCGATAAGCAGCAGGACAAGGCCATGACCTTGCCGCAAATGACCGAAGCCGTGAAAAAGATCATCGACGCCGGCAATGGTAACGGTAAGCGCACGCAGGTGTTCATTCGCGGTGACAAGACCGTCGATTACGGCTCCGTCATGGGCGCCATGGGCGGGTTGCAGAAAGCCGGGGTCGGTAATGTTGGCTTGATTACCGAGGCACCCTGATGCAGCAAATGCGAGAGCCGTCCGCCTCGGAAAGCTACTTCTGGCCTAGTGTCTGGGCGATTGTCTTGCACGTGCTGGTTTTCGGCATGCTGTTCGTCAGTTTCGCCTTCACACCGGAATTGCCGCCGGCCAAGCCGATTGTCCAGGCAACCCTGTACCAGCTGAAATCGAAAAGTCGGGCGACCACCCAGACCAATCAGAAGATTGCGGGTGAGGCGCAGAAATCTGCTGCGCGCCAGACCGAAGTCGAACAGATGGAACAGAAGAAGGTCGAGCAGGAAGCGGTGAAGGCTGCGGAACAAAAGAAAGAAGAAGCGGCTCAAAAGGCCGAGGAAGCCAAGAAGGCCGACGAGTCGAAGAAAGCGGAAGAGGCGAAAAAGGCTGATGAAGCCAAGAAAGCCGACGAAGCGAAGAAGACCGCCGAAGCCAAAAAGGCCGAAGAGAAACAATTGGCTGATATAGCCAAGAAGAAAGCCGAAGAAGAAGCCAAGAAAGCCGCTGAAGAAGAGGCCAAGAAAGCGGCCGCTGAAGAAGCGAAGAAAAAGATCGTCGAAGACGCGAAGAAGAAAGCCGCGGAAGACGCCAAGAAGAAAGCTGAAGCTGAAGAGGCGAAGAAGAAAATCGCCGACGAAGCGAAGAAGAAAGCTGCTGCCGATGCCGCGAAGAAAAAATCGCAGGAAGCGGCACGTAAATCCGCCGAAGACAAAAAGGCCCAGGCCCTGGCAGATTTGCTTTCCGACACGCCGCAGCGCCAGCAGGCCTTGGCCGATGAGCAGGGTGACGAAGTCGCCGGCAGTTTCGATGATCTGATTCGTGTTCGTGCGGCGGAAGGCTGGGCTCGTCCACCTTCGGCACGCAAAGGCATGACGGTCGTGTTGCAAATCGGCATGTTGCCGGACGGTACGGTGACTTCGGTCAGCGTGGCCAAGTCCAGTGGCGATGGTCCGTTTGACGCTTCCGCTGTAGCGGCGGTCAAGAACATTGGACGTTTGACAGAAATGCAGGGAATGAAGCCGAGTGATTTCGCTCCGTATCGTTCATTCAAGATGACATTCACACCTGAGGATCTAGCCTTGTGAAAAACCTTCTTCGAGGAATGCTTGTCGTTATCTGCTGCCTGGCAGGGATAGCGGCAGCCGATGAAAAAAACATTCTGGTCACCAGCGGCAGTGATCGGGCCACTCCGATCGCAGTAGTGCCGTTCGGCTTCCAGGGCGGCAGCGTGCTGCCGGACGACATGGCTGAAATTATCGGTAACGACCTGCGCAACTCGGGTTACTACTCGCCGATTCCGAAACAGAACATGATCAGCCAGCCAAGCCAGGCCAGCGAAATCATCTTCCGTGACTTCAAGGCGGTGGGTGCCCAGTACGTCATGGTCGGCAGCATTGTTCCGGCGGGCGGTCGCCTGCAGGTGCAATACTCGCTGTTCAACGTCGCGACCGAACAGAAAGTAGCGGACGGCAGTGTCTCGGGCAGCGTCGAGCAACTGCGCGACATGGCGCACTACATCTCCGACCAGTCGTTCGAAAAGCTCACCGGTATCAAAGGTGCGTTCTCGACACGTCTGCTGTACGTGACGGCCGAGCGTTTCTCCGAGAAGAACACTCGCTACACACTGCAACGTTCGGACTATGACGGTGCCCGTGCCGTGACGCTGCTGCAATCGCGTGAGCCGATTCTGTCGCCGCGTTTTGCACCGGATGGCAAGCGCATTGCCTACGTGTCGTTCGAGCAGAAGCGTCCGCGCATTTTCATGCAGAACATCGACACCGGTCGCCGCGAGCAGATCACCAACTTCGAAGGCCTGAACGGTGCGCCAGCCTGGTCGCCGGATGGCAATCGTCTGGCATTCGTGTTGTCGAAAGACGGTAACCCGGACATCTACGTGATGAACCTGGGTTCGCGTCAGATCACCCGCGTCACCAATGGTCCTGGCATCAACACCGAACCGTTCTGGGGCAAGGATGGTTCAACCATCTACTTCACCTCCGACCGAGGCGGTAAACCACAGATCTACAAAACCAGCGCAGGCGGTGGTGGTGCGGAGCGTGTGACCTTCATCGGTAACTACAACGCCAACCCTAAACTGTCGGCCGATGAAAAGACCCTGGTGATGATTCACCGCCAGGATGGTTTCACCAATTTCAAGGTGGCGGCCCAGGATTTGCAGCGAGGTAGTGTAAAGATCCTCACTGATAGCACTCTGGACGAGTCACCTACTGTTGCGCCCAACGGCACCATGGTAATCTACGCCACCCGCCAGCAGGGCCGGGGAGTCTTGATGCTCGTGTCCATTAATGGACGCGTGAGGCTCCCGCTTCCTACCGCACAAGGCGAAGTCAGAGAACCGTCCTGGTCCCCTTACCTGAACTGACGCGGCGCTACACGTTGTACTTAACACACTGGGGTTCATTAGGAGTTTCACGATGGAAATGCTGAAGTTTGGTAAATTTGCTGCGCTGGCTCTGGCCATGGCTGTAGCTGTAGGTTGCTCGTCCAAAGGCGGCGACAACGCCGGTGAAGGCGCTGTTGATCCAAACGCTGGTTACGGCGCTAACACTGGTGCTGTTGACGGCTCCCTGAGCGAAGAAGCTGCTCTGCGCGCAATCACCACCTTCTACTTCGAATACGACAGCTCGGACCTGAAGCCAGAAGCCATGCGCGCTCTGGACGTTCACGCCAAAGACCTGAAAGCAAACGGCGCTCGCGTTGTTCTGGAAGGCAACACCGACGAACGTGGTACTCGTGAGTACAACATGGCACTGGGCGAGCGTCGTGCGAAAGCCGTTCAGCGCTACCTGGTACTGCAAGGTGTATCCCCAGCTCAGCTGGAACTGGTTTCCTACGGCGAAGAGCGTCCAGTTGCTACCGGCAACGACGAGCAGTCCTGGGCTCAAAACCGTCGCGTCGAACTGCGTAAGTAATTCGTCATGCGAACGTGCCGTCGTGCTGTAACTGTTCTGGCTCTCAGCCTCGCACCGCTTGCGGTGTGGGCTGCGGTTCCTGTGGTCGAGGACAACTCCGGTTATAACAATAGCGGGAGCAGTTATCCGCCTGCAGGTTACGGTACGAACGGCGCCTATGCCGGGGGAGGGGTTTCGGCCCCTGTCTCGGCACAGGGCGAGCTGTTCAACCAACTGCAATCGATGCAGGAGCAGATCTCGCGCCAACAAGGCATCATCGAAGTTCTGCAAAATGATGTAGCGCGCATGAAGCAAGAGAACCTGGAGCGATATCAGGATCTTGATCGGCGCATAGGAACCGGCGTTGCACCAGCCGCGACTCCTGATAATTCTTCCGCCGGTGGCAATTTGAATGCCCCCGGTGCGGCAGCCGGCGCAGGTGCGGGAGCGGTAGCCGCTCAAGCCCCAGCTCCGGCCGCAGGTGGTGAGCCGGCTGACCCTGCGAAGGAAAAACTGTATTACGATGCAGCCTTCGACCTGATCAAAGCCAAGGATTTCGACAAGGCCAGCCAGGCTTTCTCCGCATTCCTGCGCAAATACCCCAACAGCCAATACGCGGGCAATGCCCAGTACTGGTTGGGTGAAGTGAACCTGGCCAAAGGCGATCTGCAAGGTGCGGGTCAGGCATTCGCCAAGGTTTCGCAGCTGTACCCCAAGCACCCCAAAGTGCCTGATTCGCTGTACAAGCTCGCTGATGTAGAGCGCCGTCTCGGTCATACCGACCGGGTCAAAGGTATTCTGCAACAGGTCGTGTCCCAATATCCGGGCACTTCCGCCGCTCAGCTGGCGCAACGCGACTTGCAGCGTATGTAAGCCTGTTTGACCGTTTTGAAGAAACCCGCGCTTGTCGCGGGTTTTTTCGTTAGAATTCATGCCCTTTTTATGAAACACGCTTTTTGGGATCTGCGCGTTGGCGGGGTTCCTTGAAGTGCCTGACGGAGGCGGACAGCCTGTTTAGCTGTTACGCCCGTGGCGACTATGCAAGACACATTGAGAATCACCGAAGTTTTCTACTCGTTGCAGGGTGAAACGCGGACTGCCGGGCTGCCCACTGTTTTTGTGCGCCTGACCGGTTGCCCATTGCGTTGCCAATACTGCGACAGCGCCTACGCGTTCACTGGCGGCACTATCCGCACTCTCGACGATATCCTCGAGCAAGTGGCTGGTTTTCGCCCACGTTACGTCTGTGTCACGGGTGGCGAACCTCTGGCGCAACCGAATGCCATCCCCTTGCTCAAGCAGTTGTGTGACGCCGGCTACGAAGTGTCGCTGGAAACCAGTGGCGCCCTGGATATCTCGGCGGTCGATCCACGGGTCAGTCGCGTCGTCGACCTGAAAACCCCTGGCTCGAAAGAAGCACACCGTAACCGTTACGAGAACATTGAACTGCTCACGCCCAACGATCAGGTGAAGTTTGTCATCTGCTCGCGGGAAGACTACGACTGGGCTGTGTCCAAGCTGATCCAGTACGGTCTTGACCGGCGTGCCGGCGAAGTCCTGTTCTCGCCAAGTCACCACGATCTGAATGCGCGTGATCTGGCGGAGTGGGTGGTGGCGGACAATCTGCCAGTGCGTCTGCAATTGCAGCTGCATAAATATCTTTGGAATGACGAGCCGGGGCGCTGAAATGATGGAGCAACTGAACACTGTGGAAAAACGTGCGGTCATCCTGCTGTCCGGTGGTCTCGACTCGGCGACGGTCGTGGCCATGGCCCGTGCCGACGGTTATAGCTGCTACACCATGAGCTTTGATTACGGTCAGCGCCATCGTGCCGAACTGCATGCCGCCGAGCGTATTGCTCGTGACCTGGGTGTGGTCGAGCACAAGGTGATCGGCCTGAACCTGAACGGCATCGGCGGCTCGGCCCTGACCGACAGTTCCATCGACGTACCGGAAACGCCGAGCGAAGGCATTCCGGTGACTTACGTGCCGGCGCGCAATACTGTGTTTCTGTCCCTGGCGCTGGGCTGGGCCGAAGTGCTGGGCGCGCGTGACATCTTTATCGGTGTAAACGCGGTGGATTACTCCGGGTACCCGGATTGCCGTCCCGAGTTCATCGAAGCCTTCGAACGCATGGCCAATTTGGCGACCAAGGCCGGAGTCGAAGGGCAGGGCTTCCGTATTCAGGCGCCACTGCAGAACCTGAGCAAGGCGCAGATCGTTCAGGCGGGCGTGAAACTTGGCGTCGATTACGGGCTGACCGTTTCCTGTTATCAGGCGGACGATAACGGCCGTGCCTGCGGTAAATGCGACAGCTGCCGTCTGCGTGCAGAAGGCTTCGCTGCGGCCGGCGTTACGGACCCAACCCCTTATTTCTGATTTATTTCAAATTAGGTGTTGAATAACCTTTAAAAATCAGTATTATACGCGCCACCACACAGCGGGTCGTTAGCTCA belongs to Pseudomonas sp. B21-015 and includes:
- a CDS encoding YebC/PmpR family DNA-binding transcriptional regulator, which produces MAGHSKWANIKHRKERQDAKKGKIFTKWIRELTVAARQGGGDPGSNPRLRLALDKALGANMSRDIIDRAVARGAGAADTDDMVELTYEGYGPGGVAVMVECMTDNRNRTAAAVRHAFSKCGGNLGTDGSVAYLFERKGQISFAPGVDEDALMEAAMEADADDVVTNEDGSIDVFTSFAGFYSVRNALEAAGFKGSDAEIVMLPTTSAELDLEGAEKVLKLIDMLEDLDDVQNVYSNADIPESVAAQLG
- the ruvC gene encoding crossover junction endodeoxyribonuclease RuvC, with translation MTLILGIDPGSRITGYGVVRDTGRGCVYVASGCIRTGSGELHERLQIVYRGVREVIQTYGPVTMGIEKVFMARNADSALKLGQARGAAIVAGAEESLEIAEYTATQVKQAVTGTGSANKEQVQMMVMHMLKLTSKPQIDASDALAIAICHAHTRSSLLPHGLGTARSRGGRLRL
- the ruvA gene encoding Holliday junction branch migration protein RuvA: MIGRLRGTLAEKQPPHLILDVNGLGYELEVPMTTLYRLPSVGEPLTLHTHLVVREDAQLLYGFFGKRERDFFRELIRLNGVGPKLALALMSSLEVDELIRCVQSQDTSALTKVPGVGKKTAERLLVELKDRFKAWETVPAMFALVPNQPGGPDAPPVATAENDAVSALISLGYKPQEASKAISAIKEKGLSSEDMIRRALKGMI
- the ruvB gene encoding Holliday junction branch migration DNA helicase RuvB; this encodes MIEADRLIAATGGPREREEVQDRAIRPVSLAEYIGQPTVREQMELFIQAARGRNESLDHTLIFGPPGLGKTTLANIIAQEMGVSIKSTSGPVLERPGDLAALLTNLEPHDVLFIDEIHRLSPIVEEVLYPAMEDFQLDIMIGEGPAARSIKLDLPPFTLVGATTRAGMLTNPLRDRFGIVQRLEFYSTADLATIVSRSANILGLPLDPEGAFEIARRARGTPRIANRLLRRVRDFAEVRAKGHITKPIADLALNLLDVDERGFDHQDRRLLLTMIEKFDGGPVGVDSLAAAISEERHTIEDVLEPYLIQQGYIMRTPRGRVVTRHAYLHFGLNIPSRLGEMPVVDEFLDAVDD
- the ybgC gene encoding tol-pal system-associated acyl-CoA thioesterase, producing the protein MRAQNGLEPFAHRCRVYYEDTDAGGIVYYVNYLKFMERARTERLRELGFAQSALAGEDLLFVVHSSEARYHAPARLDDELLVSAEVIELNRVSLRFKQQVRRATDNVLLCEGQFLVACVRTNSLKPRAIPEALRAAFADVSGAGTHSKQEIKRGS
- the tolQ gene encoding protein TolQ, encoding MEANVVDHSSMWSLVSNASIVVQLVMLILVAASVTSWIMIFQRSNLLRAGRRALESFEERFWSGIDLSKLYRQAGSNPDPDSGVEQIFRAGFKEFSRLRQQSGVDPEAVMEGVARAMRVAISREEEKLEQSLPFLATVGSVSPYIGLFGTVWGIMNSFRGLATAQQATLATVAPGIAEALIATAIGLFAAIPAVIAYNRFAARSETLLGRYYTFADEFQAILHRKVHTSEE
- the tolR gene encoding protein TolR: MARARKKRKPVAEMNVVPYIDVMLVLLVIFMVTAPMLNQGVKVDLPKVSSEALPQDNNTQVLTISIKADKTYYWNLGSEVDTDKQQDKAMTLPQMTEAVKKIIDAGNGNGKRTQVFIRGDKTVDYGSVMGAMGGLQKAGVGNVGLITEAP
- the tolA gene encoding cell envelope integrity protein TolA, with the protein product MQQMREPSASESYFWPSVWAIVLHVLVFGMLFVSFAFTPELPPAKPIVQATLYQLKSKSRATTQTNQKIAGEAQKSAARQTEVEQMEQKKVEQEAVKAAEQKKEEAAQKAEEAKKADESKKAEEAKKADEAKKADEAKKTAEAKKAEEKQLADIAKKKAEEEAKKAAEEEAKKAAAEEAKKKIVEDAKKKAAEDAKKKAEAEEAKKKIADEAKKKAAADAAKKKSQEAARKSAEDKKAQALADLLSDTPQRQQALADEQGDEVAGSFDDLIRVRAAEGWARPPSARKGMTVVLQIGMLPDGTVTSVSVAKSSGDGPFDASAVAAVKNIGRLTEMQGMKPSDFAPYRSFKMTFTPEDLAL
- the tolB gene encoding Tol-Pal system beta propeller repeat protein TolB, whose product is MKNLLRGMLVVICCLAGIAAADEKNILVTSGSDRATPIAVVPFGFQGGSVLPDDMAEIIGNDLRNSGYYSPIPKQNMISQPSQASEIIFRDFKAVGAQYVMVGSIVPAGGRLQVQYSLFNVATEQKVADGSVSGSVEQLRDMAHYISDQSFEKLTGIKGAFSTRLLYVTAERFSEKNTRYTLQRSDYDGARAVTLLQSREPILSPRFAPDGKRIAYVSFEQKRPRIFMQNIDTGRREQITNFEGLNGAPAWSPDGNRLAFVLSKDGNPDIYVMNLGSRQITRVTNGPGINTEPFWGKDGSTIYFTSDRGGKPQIYKTSAGGGGAERVTFIGNYNANPKLSADEKTLVMIHRQDGFTNFKVAAQDLQRGSVKILTDSTLDESPTVAPNGTMVIYATRQQGRGVLMLVSINGRVRLPLPTAQGEVREPSWSPYLN
- the pal gene encoding peptidoglycan-associated lipoprotein Pal — encoded protein: MEMLKFGKFAALALAMAVAVGCSSKGGDNAGEGAVDPNAGYGANTGAVDGSLSEEAALRAITTFYFEYDSSDLKPEAMRALDVHAKDLKANGARVVLEGNTDERGTREYNMALGERRAKAVQRYLVLQGVSPAQLELVSYGEERPVATGNDEQSWAQNRRVELRK
- the ybgF gene encoding tol-pal system protein YbgF yields the protein MRTCRRAVTVLALSLAPLAVWAAVPVVEDNSGYNNSGSSYPPAGYGTNGAYAGGGVSAPVSAQGELFNQLQSMQEQISRQQGIIEVLQNDVARMKQENLERYQDLDRRIGTGVAPAATPDNSSAGGNLNAPGAAAGAGAGAVAAQAPAPAAGGEPADPAKEKLYYDAAFDLIKAKDFDKASQAFSAFLRKYPNSQYAGNAQYWLGEVNLAKGDLQGAGQAFAKVSQLYPKHPKVPDSLYKLADVERRLGHTDRVKGILQQVVSQYPGTSAAQLAQRDLQRM
- the queE gene encoding 7-carboxy-7-deazaguanine synthase QueE, which gives rise to MQDTLRITEVFYSLQGETRTAGLPTVFVRLTGCPLRCQYCDSAYAFTGGTIRTLDDILEQVAGFRPRYVCVTGGEPLAQPNAIPLLKQLCDAGYEVSLETSGALDISAVDPRVSRVVDLKTPGSKEAHRNRYENIELLTPNDQVKFVICSREDYDWAVSKLIQYGLDRRAGEVLFSPSHHDLNARDLAEWVVADNLPVRLQLQLHKYLWNDEPGR
- the queC gene encoding 7-cyano-7-deazaguanine synthase QueC — its product is MMEQLNTVEKRAVILLSGGLDSATVVAMARADGYSCYTMSFDYGQRHRAELHAAERIARDLGVVEHKVIGLNLNGIGGSALTDSSIDVPETPSEGIPVTYVPARNTVFLSLALGWAEVLGARDIFIGVNAVDYSGYPDCRPEFIEAFERMANLATKAGVEGQGFRIQAPLQNLSKAQIVQAGVKLGVDYGLTVSCYQADDNGRACGKCDSCRLRAEGFAAAGVTDPTPYF